One window of the Penaeus monodon isolate SGIC_2016 chromosome 1, NSTDA_Pmon_1, whole genome shotgun sequence genome contains the following:
- the LOC119573056 gene encoding uncharacterized protein LOC119573056 translates to MTVDAARLAVALAAALAAAGTALGPSVHYIKSPKGNFFMALGKTIPDADVAETLPASSICDCKSMCFVRLSCLAWSFVNLTDGTSECRLADAGPSEHLVENNTDAVYFFLQASVEGDYRFDVDGLLYLKPAELTTYASAKTNCERIPGHRLGIYKTMQQYQMLGDFTTTTATEGSLYMDLKKVGTDLVWGDGTRYFDTEIGQNVVVKPFGTAGRYIMVFWDMQLSDGRPGDSRQFMCQANPLGVLW, encoded by the exons ATGACTGTGGACGCAGCGAGGCTAGCGGTGGCGCTGGCGGCGGCGCTGGCGGCGGCGGGAACGGCGTTGGGCCCGAGCGTCCACTACATCAAGTCTCCCAAAGGGAACTTCTTCATGGCTCTTGGGAAGACCATCCCGGACGCGGACGTGGCGGAGACCCTGCCGGCCTCCAGCATCT GCGACTGCAAGAGCATGTGCTTCGTGCGACTCTCGTGCCTGGCTTGGTCCTTCGTCAACCTCACTGACGGGACCTCCGAGTGCAGGCTAGCCGACGCAGGCCCTTCGGAGCACCTGGTCGAGAACAACACGGACGCTGTCTATTTCTTCTTACAAG CTTCCGTGGAGGGCGATTACCGCTTCGACGTGGACGGACTCCTGTACCTGAAACCGGCCGAGCTCACGACGTACGCGTCAGCCAAAACGAACTGCGAGAGGATCCCCGGACACCGCCTCGGCATTTACAAGACGATGCAGCAATACCAGATGCTGGGAGACTTCACAACTACAACAG CGACTGAAGGCTCCCTGTACATGGACCTTAAGAAGGTCGGCACCGACCTCGTTTGGGGCGACGGAACCAGGTACTTTGACACCGAGATAGGACAGAACGTCGTCGTGAAACCCTTCGGAACAGCTGGAAGATACATCATGGTATTCTGGGACATGCAACTGAGTGATGGCAGGCCGGGAGACAGCAGGCAATTCATGTGTCAGGCGAACCCCCTCGGAGTCCTGTGGTAA